The genome window GCACATACCAATGCATGCGGGAGTCCCCCTCGCTGCAACGCCACACGGCTTCGGCGACCATGCTCGGTTGAATCAGCCGGAACGGACCATCGGTCGGTGCCCCGGCGCCGATCGTACGGCCTTCATTCACTTGCTGTTCGCCCTTCACGTAGAGCGCCGATTCGGTCAGGATCGGGGTGTCGATGAGGCCCGGCAGGACGTCGGCTACGCGGACATTGCAACGTGAGAGCTCCACGGCGAGTGCTTCGGTCAGCCCCTTCACCGCGAATTTGGTGGCCGTGTAGACGGCAAGGCTTGGCGCACCGTAGGTCGCCGCTGACGATGAGGTGGTGAAGCACAGGCTATTCGGCGTCGCCTTGAGCAGTGGGAGCGCCGCGTAGATTCCGTTGATCACGCCAACCAGGTTGATGTCGATGATCTTCAGGCTCTGCTCGATCGGGATTTCCTCGAAGTAGCCGGCCGCGCCGATTCCGGCGTTGTTGTGGAGCAGGTCGAGTCGTCCGCCTGTCTCCTCGGAGTGTAGACGCTCACTCAGAAGCGTAGAAATCTGATCATTTGGCCGGGGGGCGACGCAGCCCGCCGTTCCGGATTCCGATTCAGATCTTCCGGGTCGAAAGGTCCTTGACCCAGGGCGAACGCCCTCCCGGCTCGACC of bacterium contains these proteins:
- a CDS encoding SDR family NAD(P)-dependent oxidoreductase, which encodes SSREGVRPGSRTFRPGRSESESGTAGCVAPRPNDQISTLLSERLHSEETGGRLDLLHNNAGIGAAGYFEEIPIEQSLKIIDINLVGVINGIYAALPLLKATPNSLCFTTSSSAATYGAPSLAVYTATKFAVKGLTEALAVELSRCNVRVADVLPGLIDTPILTESALYVKGEQQVNEGRTIGAGAPTDGPFRLIQPSMVAEAVWRCSEGDSRMHWYVPDEIEDIDKAKAASPEAMRDARIAMLKKGLGTPSE